A stretch of Caldanaerobius polysaccharolyticus DSM 13641 DNA encodes these proteins:
- a CDS encoding respiratory chain complex I subunit 1 family protein translates to MIFIKYILALVVLPIIGGLITGVDRKLTARLQGRYGPPILQPFYDFLKLVGKQRQLVNGFQALSACIYFTSSALSLLLFVLKQDLLMIVFVMSIGAVFLVIGALSVKSPYSQVGSQRELLQMLAYEPLLILVIVGMYLVTGSFNISVISSYPLPLIVKLPLIFLVMSIVLGIKLRKSPFDISASEHAHQEIVRGVLTDYSGLYLALVEAAHWYDLMLLLGIIMLFFANNWILGAAVALAYVLFEIFIDNVTARLTIRWMIQFTWIVGLILAVANITWLYFVK, encoded by the coding sequence GTGATATTTATAAAGTACATTCTGGCACTGGTGGTGTTGCCTATAATAGGCGGTTTGATAACGGGCGTGGATAGAAAGCTTACAGCAAGGCTTCAGGGCCGATATGGGCCGCCGATTCTCCAACCTTTTTACGATTTCTTAAAGCTTGTGGGAAAGCAGAGGCAACTGGTAAATGGCTTTCAGGCGTTGAGCGCCTGTATATATTTTACATCCTCGGCGTTGAGCCTTTTGCTCTTTGTGCTAAAGCAGGATCTCTTGATGATTGTTTTTGTGATGTCCATAGGTGCGGTATTTTTGGTCATCGGGGCGCTTTCAGTTAAGTCGCCTTATAGCCAGGTGGGTAGTCAGAGGGAACTTTTACAGATGCTGGCGTATGAACCCCTTTTGATATTGGTCATCGTAGGCATGTACCTGGTAACGGGGAGCTTTAATATAAGCGTTATATCCAGTTATCCATTACCTCTTATAGTTAAATTGCCACTGATTTTTCTGGTTATGAGCATTGTTCTGGGCATCAAACTGCGCAAGTCGCCTTTTGATATATCGGCGTCAGAACACGCCCATCAGGAGATAGTGAGAGGGGTGCTGACGGATTATTCCGGCTTGTACCTGGCGTTGGTTGAAGCAGCCCACTGGTATGACCTGATGCTGCTTCTAGGAATAATAATGCTGTTTTTTGCAAACAACTGGATATTGGGAGCCGCTGTAGCTTTGGCGTATGTGCTCTTTGAGATATTTATTGACAACGTAACGGCGAGGTTGACTATAAGGTGGATGATTCAATTTACGTGGATAGTTGGCTTGATACTGGCTGTTGCCAACATCACGTGGCTGTATTTTGTGAAATAA
- a CDS encoding NADH-quinone oxidoreductase subunit 5 family protein, with the protein MRAALAVNILLPFAIAFVIYFIRNTKVRNAFIFTTAGLVIASSVYLWFHKPIVVSSGSIMGMPWDKVIEVLDLLLGLYILYLSISLKKWYLVILSLAQVIPMFVFERLAGTSVEVKNALYIDNLSMVLNLIVSIIGTLIWIFSTGYMPEDEEHKKVHPSRQHRFFFVLILFIGAMNALVLSNSLMWVYFFWEITTLSSFLLIGHDRTQEAMNSAIRALTLNSIGGVAFVAAIIIAYYEYGTLDIQKIIAIKPAGLLLEPVVLLCIAAFTKSAQVPFQSWLLGAMVAPTPVSALLHSSTMVKAGVYLVLRLAPAFRGTWVSDVIAVFGAFTFLVTSLLAIGQSNAKRILAYSTIANLGLIIAAAGINTPAAIAAGILLIIFHAISKGLLFLCVGTIEHHIGSRDIEDMRGLFTRMPYTAMVTVVGLITMLLPPFGVLLSKWLVIETASSNPLLVLLIAMGSALTVMYYTRWIGILIVDTACQDRVQRERVAPAIMAPISALALGAVLVSLLVTQVFNAMVAPEVISYYKSLGIKASHGILSMSIGAFTLFPVFLAMAVALVLGLVFLRRTQVNATPYMCGETLKDYKDIKVNDRLEKVDDVIVKNYYFAHIVSERKWAVWINIVAVVLILMLFGVMLL; encoded by the coding sequence ATGCGTGCAGCTTTGGCTGTAAACATTTTGTTACCGTTTGCTATAGCATTTGTAATATACTTTATAAGAAATACAAAGGTGAGAAATGCATTTATCTTTACCACCGCGGGACTTGTAATTGCGAGCTCTGTGTATTTGTGGTTCCATAAGCCTATTGTGGTGTCATCAGGTTCAATTATGGGGATGCCATGGGATAAGGTGATTGAGGTTTTAGACCTCTTGCTGGGGTTATATATACTTTACCTATCTATATCGCTTAAAAAGTGGTATCTGGTGATTTTATCTCTCGCTCAGGTCATTCCGATGTTTGTATTTGAGCGGCTGGCAGGAACAAGCGTAGAGGTTAAAAACGCCCTCTACATCGACAATTTGTCCATGGTCTTGAACTTAATCGTGTCCATAATAGGAACGCTGATATGGATTTTCTCCACGGGTTATATGCCGGAGGACGAGGAGCATAAGAAGGTGCATCCTTCCAGGCAGCACAGGTTTTTCTTTGTGTTAATCCTGTTTATAGGTGCCATGAACGCACTGGTGTTGTCCAATAGCCTTATGTGGGTGTATTTTTTCTGGGAAATAACCACATTGAGCTCGTTCCTGTTAATAGGGCATGATAGAACGCAGGAAGCTATGAATTCGGCTATAAGAGCTTTGACTTTGAACAGCATCGGTGGTGTGGCTTTTGTAGCAGCTATTATAATCGCTTATTACGAGTACGGCACCCTTGATATACAGAAGATAATCGCGATTAAACCTGCAGGTCTGTTGCTGGAGCCTGTGGTGTTGTTGTGTATAGCTGCCTTTACTAAATCAGCACAGGTTCCCTTTCAGAGCTGGCTTTTAGGTGCTATGGTAGCTCCTACCCCTGTGTCAGCACTACTTCACTCCAGTACCATGGTTAAAGCAGGCGTTTATCTTGTGCTGCGGTTAGCCCCTGCGTTTAGAGGCACGTGGGTGAGCGATGTGATAGCTGTATTTGGGGCGTTTACCTTTTTGGTCACATCTCTTTTGGCAATCGGTCAGTCCAATGCAAAGCGTATTCTGGCCTATTCTACCATAGCCAACCTGGGGCTTATAATAGCGGCTGCGGGAATAAATACACCTGCGGCTATAGCTGCTGGTATACTCCTCATAATATTCCATGCCATATCAAAGGGCCTTTTGTTCCTGTGCGTAGGTACCATTGAGCACCATATAGGGAGCAGGGACATAGAGGATATGAGAGGGCTTTTTACCAGGATGCCGTATACCGCTATGGTTACAGTGGTAGGCTTGATAACCATGCTTTTGCCGCCTTTTGGCGTTTTGCTGAGTAAGTGGCTGGTTATTGAGACCGCATCTAGCAATCCGCTGTTGGTACTGTTGATAGCGATGGGCAGCGCTTTAACTGTAATGTACTACACCCGATGGATAGGGATTTTGATTGTGGACACGGCCTGCCAGGACAGGGTACAAAGGGAGAGAGTAGCGCCGGCTATAATGGCTCCTATAAGCGCGTTGGCCCTGGGAGCTGTGCTGGTGAGCTTGCTTGTGACCCAGGTATTTAATGCCATGGTAGCACCAGAGGTCATATCCTATTACAAATCCTTGGGGATAAAAGCATCTCATGGTATATTGTCTATGTCGATAGGGGCATTTACGCTGTTTCCTGTATTTCTGGCCATGGCTGTGGCTTTGGTGTTGGGTTTGGTTTTTCTCAGGAGGACTCAGGTCAATGCGACGCCTTACATGTGCGGTGAGACATTAAAGGATTACAAAGATATTAAGGTGAATGACCGTTTAGAAAAAGTGGATGACGTGATAGTTAAAAACTACTACTTTGCCCATATAGTGTCGGAGCGCAAATGGGCGGTCTGGATTAACATCGTAGCTGTGGTATTGATTTTAATGCTATTTGGGGTGATGTTATTGTGA
- a CDS encoding class II fructose-1,6-bisphosphate aldolase codes for MLVSGKEILQKANEGGYAVGAFNTSNLEITQAIIQAAEEEKAPVIIQVSMSAIKYAGIENIAAIVTTAAKNARVPVALHLDHGTDFDVVMQCLRHGWTSVMFDGSKYPFEENVAITRNIVNIAHPMGVSVEAELGKIGGTEDHITVDEREATMTDPDEAVRFVEQTGVDYLAIAIGTAHGVYKGEPKLDFDRLKKIKSLLNMPIVLHGASGVPEESIVKAVELGVNKINIDTDLRQAFNSSLRRYLNENPDQYDPRKILAVPREAMKNVVAQKIRMFGSAGKA; via the coding sequence ATGTTAGTTTCAGGTAAAGAGATACTTCAAAAGGCAAATGAAGGCGGCTATGCGGTAGGAGCATTTAATACCAGCAACCTGGAGATAACTCAGGCAATAATCCAGGCAGCTGAAGAGGAAAAAGCACCTGTTATAATACAGGTGAGCATGAGTGCGATTAAATACGCGGGAATAGAGAACATTGCGGCGATAGTGACAACTGCTGCAAAAAATGCTCGGGTCCCTGTGGCCTTACACCTGGACCACGGTACGGATTTTGACGTGGTTATGCAGTGCCTAAGGCACGGGTGGACTTCTGTCATGTTTGATGGGTCTAAGTACCCCTTTGAAGAAAATGTAGCCATAACGAGAAATATAGTGAACATCGCCCATCCTATGGGGGTGTCTGTAGAGGCGGAGCTGGGAAAGATCGGAGGTACCGAGGATCACATAACAGTTGATGAAAGGGAAGCTACGATGACAGACCCCGATGAGGCGGTGCGCTTTGTGGAACAGACAGGAGTGGATTACCTCGCTATTGCCATAGGGACGGCTCACGGGGTTTATAAAGGGGAGCCCAAGCTGGATTTTGACAGATTGAAAAAGATAAAATCCTTATTGAATATGCCTATTGTATTACATGGCGCTTCGGGGGTTCCGGAAGAATCTATTGTTAAAGCGGTTGAGTTGGGTGTCAATAAGATCAACATAGACACCGATTTAAGGCAGGCATTTAATTCCTCGCTTAGAAGGTATTTAAACGAGAATCCTGATCAATATGATCCCAGAAAAATACTGGCGGTTCCCAGGGAAGCGATGAAGAATGTCGTGGCGCAGAAGATAAGGATGTTTGGGAGCGCCGGAAAGGCCTGA
- a CDS encoding response regulator — protein sequence MKKNMLVVDDQKALCFIIKELFKEKYNIEVAHDEDGLKDALKRTNPDIGIFDFYIGENDGLELLKWVKSQYPDMECILMTAYDIWDIKDKVPPFVSVLKKPFDVDDLRNMIE from the coding sequence ATGAAGAAAAACATGTTAGTGGTAGACGATCAAAAAGCCCTGTGCTTTATCATAAAAGAGTTGTTTAAAGAAAAATACAATATAGAAGTAGCTCACGATGAGGACGGGTTAAAAGACGCCTTAAAGAGGACCAATCCAGATATAGGGATTTTTGATTTTTATATAGGCGAAAACGACGGACTGGAGCTGTTAAAGTGGGTTAAAAGCCAATACCCTGATATGGAGTGTATCCTCATGACAGCGTATGACATATGGGATATCAAAGATAAGGTGCCTCCTTTTGTAAGCGTATTGAAAAAGCCTTTTGACGTGGATGATCTGAGAAACATGATAGAATAG
- a CDS encoding LacI family DNA-binding transcriptional regulator, protein MQSLYFFCNIYVKDQTTFTAKGVIHIVNIKTIAKEAGVSVSTVSKVINGYEDISEQTREKVMEVIKRFNYQPNQIARVLCTKKSWLIGLLYDVWRDYENEFFNEIIMSFKRTVEEQGYNILFLNVYKIKKENISYVSYCEQYSLNGILVIGFKDDDPYIKELIVREIPCIGIDIPISGKKCGYVTSDNYGGVIKAVDYLVQLGHKKIGLINGAADIYPAKERYKGFMYAMKKHNISVVNDWIEEGDFSRESGYTAMNEIFKKGSLPTAMVVTGDEMAFGAISAINEHGMKVPDDISVVGFDDIRSAKIFTPSLTTVRQDKAMMGKAAAWSLINMINDKSFKAPVTIIPTQLVVRESTREFIASS, encoded by the coding sequence TTGCAATCCCTTTATTTTTTTTGTAATATATATGTAAAAGATCAGACAACGTTTACTGCAAAGGGGGTAATCCATATTGTAAATATAAAAACTATAGCTAAAGAGGCAGGGGTCTCGGTTTCTACGGTTTCTAAGGTGATAAATGGATACGAAGACATAAGCGAACAAACCCGGGAAAAAGTTATGGAGGTAATAAAACGTTTTAATTACCAGCCCAATCAGATTGCCCGGGTATTGTGTACCAAAAAGTCCTGGCTTATCGGATTGCTTTACGATGTCTGGAGGGATTATGAGAACGAATTTTTTAATGAAATAATAATGAGCTTTAAGCGTACTGTGGAAGAGCAAGGGTATAATATACTCTTTTTAAATGTGTACAAGATTAAAAAGGAAAACATATCTTATGTCAGTTATTGTGAACAGTACAGCTTAAATGGGATTTTGGTAATTGGGTTTAAGGATGACGATCCGTATATAAAAGAGCTTATCGTCAGGGAAATACCTTGTATAGGCATAGATATTCCTATAAGTGGGAAAAAGTGCGGCTATGTAACCTCTGACAATTACGGTGGCGTTATAAAGGCAGTGGATTACCTGGTACAACTGGGACATAAAAAGATCGGCTTAATAAACGGCGCTGCGGATATATACCCTGCAAAGGAACGTTATAAGGGCTTTATGTACGCTATGAAAAAGCATAATATAAGCGTTGTAAACGACTGGATCGAAGAGGGGGATTTTAGCAGGGAAAGCGGATATACAGCGATGAACGAGATTTTTAAAAAAGGCAGTTTGCCTACTGCCATGGTGGTCACCGGCGATGAGATGGCGTTTGGCGCTATAAGCGCTATTAACGAGCACGGTATGAAAGTTCCTGATGACATTTCAGTAGTGGGATTTGACGATATAAGGTCTGCTAAGATATTTACGCCATCGCTTACCACTGTAAGGCAAGACAAAGCGATGATGGGTAAAGCAGCTGCCTGGTCATTAATAAACATGATAAACGATAAGTCCTTTAAAGCGCCGGTCACTATTATACCCACACAATTGGTTGTACGCGAGAGCACCAGGGAGTTTATAGCTAGTTCATGA
- a CDS encoding homoserine dehydrogenase, producing the protein MRIGVGLLGFGTVGSGVYRLVELRKQNMRDKMGCDVFVKKVLIRDPKKTRAVPLNDSLFTTIADDILSDDGVNLVVEAIGGVYPAREYVEKAIKSGKDVVTANKELIAKHGRELLQLAKSYGVDLRYEATVAGAIPVIRQVRRFKITDEIDYIGGILNGTCNYILTQMELNKWDYGTALKEAQRLGYAESDPSYDVQGYDSLFKLMILIREVFDIDMDVKDIEVEGIAGISKKDVEKAKARGQRIKLYAWAKKNGDEINAGVKPEFFPVNSLFGQVNGVENAVVIKGDGFGQQFFVGYGAGQMPTGDAVLSDIVDILGKYERTAKG; encoded by the coding sequence ATGAGGATTGGAGTGGGGCTTTTAGGTTTTGGCACGGTGGGTTCAGGGGTATACAGGCTTGTTGAACTGAGAAAGCAAAACATGAGAGATAAAATGGGATGTGATGTATTTGTAAAAAAAGTACTGATAAGAGATCCTAAGAAAACAAGAGCCGTGCCATTAAACGACAGTTTATTTACCACAATAGCCGATGATATTCTCTCGGATGATGGTGTAAATTTAGTAGTAGAAGCTATTGGTGGCGTTTACCCTGCGAGAGAATACGTGGAGAAGGCTATAAAGAGCGGGAAGGATGTAGTAACAGCCAACAAAGAATTAATAGCAAAACATGGTAGAGAGCTTTTGCAATTGGCCAAGTCCTATGGGGTGGATTTAAGGTATGAAGCTACAGTGGCGGGAGCTATACCGGTGATACGTCAGGTAAGGCGTTTTAAAATCACCGACGAGATTGATTACATAGGAGGTATATTAAATGGCACGTGCAACTATATACTTACGCAGATGGAACTCAATAAATGGGATTATGGTACAGCCCTTAAAGAAGCCCAGCGCTTAGGATATGCCGAAAGCGATCCATCTTATGATGTACAGGGTTACGATTCGCTGTTTAAACTTATGATACTCATAAGGGAGGTGTTTGACATTGATATGGATGTAAAAGACATAGAGGTAGAAGGTATAGCCGGTATTTCTAAGAAAGATGTAGAAAAGGCCAAAGCAAGAGGTCAAAGGATTAAACTCTATGCGTGGGCTAAAAAGAATGGCGATGAAATAAATGCAGGCGTTAAGCCGGAGTTTTTTCCTGTTAACAGCCTTTTTGGACAGGTAAACGGGGTAGAAAATGCTGTAGTGATAAAAGGGGATGGTTTTGGACAGCAGTTTTTTGTAGGATATGGAGCCGGACAGATGCCCACAGGTGACGCAGTGCTTTCTGATATAGTGGATATTTTGGGCAAGTACGAGCGTACTGCAAAGGGATAA
- a CDS encoding S-ribosylhomocysteine lyase → MEVKVESFQLDHRTVKAPYVRKAGRLVGPKGDVIAKYDIRLVQPNMDAIPTGGLHTLEHLFAVYFRDYMEGIIDISPMGCRTGFYMIKFGDTPEKEIEGVLKKVLERIINTKEEEVPATNEVQCGNYRDHSLFTAKEYAKEVLEKLQ, encoded by the coding sequence ATGGAGGTTAAAGTGGAGAGTTTTCAATTAGACCATAGAACTGTCAAAGCTCCGTATGTGAGAAAAGCCGGGCGGTTGGTGGGACCTAAAGGCGATGTGATAGCTAAATACGATATAAGGCTTGTTCAGCCCAATATGGATGCAATACCCACAGGGGGGCTTCATACCCTGGAGCATTTGTTTGCTGTTTATTTCAGGGATTACATGGAAGGTATAATAGATATATCGCCTATGGGTTGTCGTACAGGATTTTATATGATCAAATTCGGCGATACGCCGGAAAAGGAAATTGAAGGTGTGTTGAAAAAGGTCCTGGAAAGGATTATAAACACAAAGGAAGAAGAAGTACCAGCTACCAACGAAGTTCAGTGCGGCAATTACAGAGATCACTCTTTATTTACCGCTAAAGAATACGCCAAAGAAGTGCTTGAAAAGTTGCAATAA
- a CDS encoding polysaccharide deacetylase family protein: MIKKITVILLLLFTLGITSSSQRISQNPSNMPVINNVKEEEKAIPLKKVEIPKEKSATPDDEAKLRELMFGPRLQQIPKLLGSHPNSENNIAITFDDGPSYAYTAKYIEILKQYNAKATFFLTGENVEKNPGLVKLIADNGFEIGTHSYSHGDMAKMSQEEIKRELWRSSLLIHKITGQKVTLFRPPYGSVSDSLKIACQDFGLRIIYWNVDPRDWENPDYWTIANRIAKNAHSGSIILMHEGRKNTLKALPYILQYLHSKGYKLVTISELLSH; the protein is encoded by the coding sequence ATGATAAAGAAAATCACCGTAATTCTATTGTTGCTATTTACCTTAGGCATCACCTCATCCTCTCAGAGGATTTCTCAAAATCCAAGCAATATGCCGGTAATAAACAATGTCAAAGAGGAGGAAAAAGCAATCCCTCTGAAAAAAGTGGAAATACCTAAGGAAAAGAGCGCAACACCCGATGATGAGGCAAAGTTAAGAGAGCTAATGTTTGGGCCAAGGTTACAGCAAATACCTAAATTATTAGGTTCGCACCCAAATAGTGAAAACAACATCGCCATCACTTTTGACGATGGGCCCAGCTACGCCTATACCGCAAAATACATTGAAATATTAAAACAATACAACGCTAAAGCCACGTTCTTTTTAACCGGTGAAAATGTCGAAAAAAATCCTGGCCTCGTCAAACTGATAGCCGACAACGGGTTCGAAATCGGCACTCATTCCTATAGCCATGGAGATATGGCCAAGATGTCACAGGAAGAAATAAAAAGGGAGTTATGGCGTTCTTCGCTTTTAATTCACAAAATAACAGGTCAAAAGGTTACCCTGTTTAGGCCACCTTACGGATCTGTCAGCGACAGCTTAAAAATCGCATGCCAAGACTTTGGCCTTCGCATAATATACTGGAATGTAGACCCTAGAGATTGGGAAAACCCGGACTACTGGACTATTGCAAACCGCATAGCAAAAAACGCCCACAGCGGTTCTATTATTTTAATGCACGAAGGGCGCAAAAATACCCTTAAGGCTTTGCCTTATATACTGCAGTATTTACACAGCAAAGGCTACAAACTCGTCACTATAAGCGAACTGCTAAGCCACTAA
- a CDS encoding secondary thiamine-phosphate synthase enzyme YjbQ has protein sequence MKSYRKELWFETKKRREFINITPMIEECVRESGIKEGLLLCNAMHITSSVFINDDESGLHQDFENFLEKLAPEKPYEQYHHNVFEDNADAHLKRTIMGREVVVAITNGKLDFGPWEQIFYGEFDGKRKKRVLVKIIGE, from the coding sequence ATGAAAAGCTATAGAAAAGAATTATGGTTTGAAACAAAAAAGCGAAGAGAATTTATAAATATCACGCCCATGATTGAAGAATGTGTAAGAGAAAGTGGAATCAAAGAAGGACTGTTGTTGTGCAACGCTATGCACATAACGTCCAGTGTATTCATAAATGACGATGAAAGTGGACTCCATCAGGATTTTGAGAATTTTTTGGAAAAATTAGCCCCTGAAAAACCCTATGAGCAGTACCACCATAATGTATTTGAAGACAACGCCGATGCTCACTTAAAGCGCACGATAATGGGCAGAGAAGTGGTGGTAGCAATTACCAACGGCAAACTGGATTTTGGCCCATGGGAGCAAATTTTTTATGGTGAATTTGATGGAAAAAGAAAAAAGCGCGTACTGGTAAAAATAATAGGAGAATGA
- a CDS encoding DUF1129 domain-containing protein: MNKLAKELLKKNNNREKAIFDENKEIYTNMIVYLRGSDLSEYNQEVVRGDIIELIIDGQQRGDNIKKVMGGRYKEICDQIIEAMPKKTKKDKVMDFLDMSLHALWVLGVISLAKNFIISLISNKAGFEFILTVGDIINGLAIILIANVIVLYITKTAFGAKKEKKVVSFLKAWFIAAAVLVAMILSNVYFRTIAVNISLWLAAITVILIFVIWKIISERA, translated from the coding sequence ATGAATAAATTAGCAAAGGAATTATTAAAGAAAAATAATAATAGGGAAAAAGCGATATTTGATGAAAACAAAGAAATTTATACAAATATGATTGTCTACTTACGGGGTTCTGATTTATCAGAGTACAATCAAGAAGTTGTAAGAGGAGATATTATTGAACTAATTATTGATGGTCAGCAACGAGGCGATAATATTAAAAAAGTCATGGGAGGCAGATATAAGGAAATCTGTGATCAGATTATCGAAGCTATGCCTAAGAAGACAAAAAAAGATAAGGTGATGGATTTTTTAGATATGTCTCTTCATGCACTATGGGTTTTAGGTGTTATTTCTTTAGCTAAAAACTTTATAATTAGCTTAATTTCAAATAAAGCTGGGTTTGAGTTTATCTTAACCGTTGGGGATATTATAAATGGACTTGCAATTATCCTTATAGCAAATGTGATTGTATTGTATATTACTAAAACAGCATTTGGTGCAAAGAAAGAAAAAAAAGTAGTTTCTTTTTTAAAAGCGTGGTTTATTGCTGCAGCTGTTTTGGTAGCTATGATATTGAGTAATGTATACTTTAGAACCATTGCAGTGAATATTTCTTTATGGTTAGCAGCAATAACTGTCATATTGATTTTTGTTATTTGGAAAATTATAAGTGAAAGAGCGTAA
- a CDS encoding PadR family transcriptional regulator, translating into MIPSQMLKGVLEGCILEIIRKQETYAYEISKQLERYGFGEISEGTIYPIILRLQKSELVKATLQDSNSGPKRKYYHLTEKGVISLSEFKVNWQELDHAVNQLFMGGKEHE; encoded by the coding sequence ATGATTCCTTCACAAATGTTAAAAGGTGTGTTAGAAGGATGCATTTTAGAGATAATCCGAAAACAAGAGACTTATGCATATGAAATCTCGAAACAGTTAGAGCGATATGGATTTGGAGAGATATCTGAAGGAACAATATATCCTATTATTTTGCGCCTACAGAAAAGTGAACTTGTGAAAGCTACTTTACAAGACTCTAATAGCGGACCGAAGCGCAAATATTATCATTTAACTGAGAAGGGGGTTATTAGTCTAAGTGAATTTAAAGTTAACTGGCAAGAACTAGATCATGCGGTTAATCAATTATTTATGGGAGGAAAAGAACATGAATAA